A window from Azoarcus sp. DD4 encodes these proteins:
- a CDS encoding 4Fe4S-binding leucine-rich repeat protein: MDHEHDAPPAGSDYTPPENPCAQCELREDTLAKGRCGPGDACLFVYSGRQIDRFLARNPEWAELCLDDPFWERRAIAVRYAPQEAAMRLENDQDEVVRRAVAIRAEGEVLRRMARDPDREVRITVATRMAPADLPRMMRDADYGVRIHVARRLPHGQLPQMVDDPDPAVRKEIARRLPAFALGKLAGDPDPEVRALAAGRMLPDDAARLLDDPEWLVRAAAVQQAPLDTLAAVLNDPEPDVRLLAAERLGAANDSA; the protein is encoded by the coding sequence TTGGACCACGAACACGACGCCCCGCCTGCCGGCAGCGACTACACCCCGCCCGAAAACCCCTGCGCGCAATGCGAACTGCGCGAGGACACGCTCGCCAAGGGGCGCTGCGGCCCGGGCGACGCCTGTCTGTTCGTCTACAGCGGCCGCCAGATCGACCGCTTCCTCGCGCGCAACCCGGAATGGGCCGAGTTATGCCTCGACGACCCGTTCTGGGAACGACGCGCGATCGCGGTCCGCTACGCGCCGCAGGAAGCGGCGATGCGCCTGGAAAACGACCAGGACGAGGTCGTCCGTCGCGCCGTCGCCATCCGCGCGGAAGGCGAGGTGCTGCGGCGCATGGCTCGCGATCCCGACCGCGAGGTCCGCATCACCGTCGCCACCCGCATGGCGCCGGCCGACCTGCCCCGCATGATGCGCGACGCCGACTACGGCGTGCGCATCCACGTCGCCCGCCGCCTGCCGCACGGCCAGCTGCCGCAGATGGTGGACGACCCCGATCCGGCGGTCCGCAAGGAGATCGCCCGCCGGCTGCCCGCCTTCGCGCTCGGCAAGCTTGCCGGCGACCCCGACCCGGAAGTCCGCGCCCTCGCCGCCGGCCGCATGCTGCCCGACGACGCCGCGCGCCTGCTCGACGACCCCGAATGGCTGGTGCGCGCGGCAGCGGTGCAGCAGGCCCCGCTCGACACGCTCGCCGCCGTACTCAACGACCCGGAGCCCGACGTCCGTCTGCTTGCCGCCGAACGCCTTGGCGCCGCCAACGACTCCGCCTGA